One Plasmodium berghei ANKA genome assembly, chromosome: 13 genomic region harbors:
- a CDS encoding lipoyl synthase, producing the protein MKFLVLFFSYSIFALPYSNLVYGISKDRNCCEYGNSVDSSKMLYIAGSVRKRRKTFEKKINVSNFEREGNANGYKYIDNKGIYATKQNSEFDEVRNKEANENNKNGAITVNREIIIESENKNNNNNQEQNIKDCYTNENAQNDGKNKKVKIPKVGNAMPEKKPDWFHVPAPNGEKYKKLKSDLGKLKLHTVCEEAQCPNIGECWNIGTATIMLLGDTCTRGCKFCSIKTSSKPPPPDINEPFNTAKAICEWDINYIVLTSVDRDDLPDGGADHFAKTVELIKFSKPNILIECLVSDFQGNIDSIKRLALSGLDVYAHNIETVKRLQKYVRDKRANYEQSLFVLKKAKEINPNLYTKTSIMLGLGETQEEILQTMKDARSNGIDVITFGQYLRPTKNHLNVVEYISPQMFNYYKDVGLKMGFKYIASGPLVRSSYMAGEYFMKNMVEKGRNQKNQQIKQVEVSK; encoded by the coding sequence ATGAAATTTCTTGTTCTGTTTTTTAGTTACAGCATATTTGCTCTGCCTTATTCTAATTTGGTGTACGGGATATCAAAGGATAGAAATTGCTGTGAATATGGAAACTCTGTTGATAGCAGTAAAATGCTATATATAGCTGGATCAGtaagaaaaagaagaaaaacatttgaaaaaaagataaatgTTTCAAATTTTGAAAGGGAAGGAAATGCAAatggatataaatatattgacAATAAAGGAATATATGCCACGAAACAAAATTCGGAATTCGATGAAGTTAGAAATAAGGAAGCAAATGAgaacaataaaaatggcGCCATTACTGTAAATAGAGAAATCATAATTGAAAgcgaaaataaaaataataacaataaccaagaacaaaatattaaagatTGTTATACTAACGAAAATGCACAGAATGacggaaaaaataaaaaggtgAAAATACCGAAAGTTGGAAATGCAATGCCAGAAAAAAAACCTGACTGGTTTCATGTCCCTGCACCAAATggtgaaaaatataaaaaactaAAATCAGATTTAGGTAAATTAAAACTTCATACAGTTTGTGAAGAGGCACAATGCCCTAATATTGGAGAGTGCTGGAATATAGGAACAGCTACTATTATGTTATTAGGTGATACATGCACACGAGGTTGTAAATTTTGTTCAATAAAAACTTCATCAAAACCACCACCCCCAGATATTAATGAACCTTTTAACACAGCTAAAGCAATTTGTGAATGggatataaattatattgttttaacTTCAGTTGATAGAGATGATTTACCTGATGGTGGTGCAGACCACTTTGCTAAAACTGTAgagttaataaaattttcaaagcCTAATATTTTGATAGAATGCTTAGTTTCCGATTTCCAAGGAAATATAGATTCAATAAAAAGACTTGCATTAAGTGGGTTAGATGTATATGCCCATAATATAGAAACTGTTAAACGTTTACAGAAGTATGTAAGAGATAAAAGAGCTAACTATGAACAATCACTATTTGTATTGAAAAAGGCAAAGGAAATTAATCCAAACTTATATACTAAAACTAGTATTATGTTAGGGTTAGGAGAAACCCAAGAAGAAATACTACAAACTATGAAAGATGCTCGATCGAATGGCATAGATGTTATAACATTTGGACAATATTTAAGACCAACTAAAAATCATCTAAATGTTgttgaatatatttcacCGCAAatgtttaattattataaagaCGTTGGTTTAAAAATGGGTTTTAAGTATATAGCTAGTGGTCCATTGGTTAGGTCATCTTATATGGCAGgagaatattttatgaaaaatatggtGGAAAAGGGAagaaatcaaaaaaatcaaCAGATTAAACAGGTAGAAGTcagcaaataa